The Schistocerca gregaria isolate iqSchGreg1 chromosome 1, iqSchGreg1.2, whole genome shotgun sequence genome includes a window with the following:
- the LOC126334524 gene encoding dipeptidyl peptidase 1-like: protein MKGLLHIAAFAALLSVASAWTSRVHPNCSYADIEGSWMFYEGERNLNNSAQCLSVDPVRVTKVQLYYPNQATDQFGNVGTWTLLYNTAFEVLINGRKYFAFSYAEMIDNYFIRSLCNQTYPGWSYDVTVRHWSCFYGVKETQTGAKLHADNFRKAQASEASWLVEVFCAEV from the exons ATGAAAGGACTGCTACATATCGCTGCGTTTGCAGCGCTATTGTCCGTTGCGTCTGCATGGACGTCCAGGGTGCACCCAAACTGCAGCTACGCAGACATAGAAGGCAGCTGGATGTTCTACGAGGGGGAGAGGAACCTCAACAATAGCGCCCAGTGCCTGTCTGTCG AtccagttcgagtaacgaaagtaCAACTGTATTACCCCAATCAGGCGACCGACCAGTTCGGCAACGTTGGTACGTGGACCTTACTCTACAATACCGCATTTGAAGTTTTAATCAATGgaagaaaatattttgcatttagTTACGCAGAAATG ATTGATAACTACTTCATCAGAAGTCTGTGCAACCAGACGTATCCTGGATGGTCTTACGATGTTACTGTCAGACACTGGTCCTGTTTCTATGGGGTCAAGGAAACTCAGACTGGTGCTAAACTCCACGCTGACAACTTCAGGAAAGCGCAGGCAAGTGAAGCCTCGTGGTTGGTGGAAGTATTTTGCGCGGAAGTTTAG